Proteins encoded together in one Stutzerimonas stutzeri window:
- a CDS encoding DUF4845 domain-containing protein, which translates to MSFARSQKGLSMLSWIMLLAVVAFVASTGFKMFPHYFDYMSMDKIIQSVETDEALEIRSVGEFYSHVSKGMQVNGIQNIDLKEALKVEIQNNEFRAHLKYEKREPLIRNLDLVANFDKEYRLRMP; encoded by the coding sequence CGTTCGCAAAAAGGGCTGTCCATGCTGAGCTGGATCATGCTCCTGGCGGTTGTGGCGTTTGTGGCCAGCACCGGGTTCAAGATGTTCCCGCATTATTTCGACTACATGTCCATGGACAAGATCATCCAGTCCGTGGAAACCGACGAAGCGCTTGAGATTCGCAGCGTCGGGGAGTTCTATAGTCATGTCAGCAAGGGGATGCAGGTCAACGGCATCCAGAATATCGATCTGAAGGAAGCGCTGAAGGTCGAGATCCAGAACAATGAATTCAGGGCACACCTGAAGTACGAAAAACGCGAGCCGCTGATCCGCAATCTCGATCTGGTGGCGAACTTCGACAAAGAATATCGCCTAAGGATGCCGTGA
- the rnc gene encoding ribonuclease III produces MSTSLARLERKLGYQFKDQELMLLALTHRSYAGRNNERLEFLGDAILNFVAGEALFNHFPQAREGQLSRLRARLVKGETLAVLARGFELGDHLRLGSGELKSGGYRRESILADTLEALIGAIYLDAGMDVARERVIAWLANELQGLTLVDTNKDPKTRLQEFLQSRACELPRYEVVDIQGEPHCRTFFVECQVALLNDKTHGQGASRRIAEQVAAAAALIALGVENGHD; encoded by the coding sequence GTGAGCACTTCGTTAGCCCGCCTCGAGCGCAAGCTCGGCTATCAATTCAAGGACCAGGAGCTGATGCTCCTGGCCCTTACCCATCGCAGCTATGCCGGACGCAACAACGAGCGTCTGGAGTTTCTCGGCGACGCCATCCTCAACTTCGTTGCTGGCGAGGCGCTGTTCAACCATTTTCCGCAGGCCCGTGAAGGCCAGCTGTCGCGGCTGCGGGCCCGGCTGGTCAAGGGCGAGACGCTTGCCGTTCTGGCACGCGGCTTCGAGCTTGGTGATCACCTGCGTCTCGGCTCCGGTGAACTCAAGAGCGGTGGCTACCGCCGCGAATCGATTCTGGCCGATACCCTCGAGGCGCTGATCGGCGCCATTTATCTCGATGCCGGCATGGATGTCGCCCGTGAGCGGGTTATCGCCTGGCTGGCCAACGAGCTGCAGGGCTTGACGCTGGTGGACACCAACAAGGATCCCAAGACCCGCCTGCAGGAGTTTCTGCAGTCGCGTGCCTGTGAGCTGCCGCGCTACGAAGTGGTGGACATCCAGGGCGAACCGCATTGCCGCACGTTCTTCGTCGAATGCCAGGTGGCCTTGCTCAACGACAAAACTCATGGGCAGGGCGCCAGTCGCCGCATTGCCGAACAGGTTGCCGCAGCAGCCGCATTGATCGCCCTGGGCGTGGAGAATGGACATGACTGA
- the era gene encoding GTPase Era, whose protein sequence is MTDEQQQSEDVSRCGYVAIVGRPNVGKSTLLNHILGQKLAITSRKPQTTRHNMLGIKTEGSVQAVYVDTPGLHKNGETALNRYMNRTAASALKDVDVVIFVVDRTRWTDEDQAVLERVQYVTGPLIVAVNKTDRIEDKAELLPHLRWLAEQLPNAEIVPISAQHGQNLETLEQLVAERLPEGEHFFPEDQITDRSSRFLAAELVREKIMRQLGAEVPYQITVEIEDFKQEGHVLHIHALILVERDGQKKIIIGDKGERIKRIGQEARKDMEVLFDSKVMLNLWVKVKGGWSDDERALHSLGYQ, encoded by the coding sequence ATGACTGACGAGCAGCAACAATCCGAAGACGTCAGCCGTTGCGGTTATGTCGCCATCGTCGGCCGGCCGAACGTCGGCAAATCCACCTTGCTCAACCACATCCTCGGGCAGAAGTTGGCGATCACCTCGCGCAAGCCGCAGACGACCCGTCACAACATGCTCGGCATCAAGACCGAGGGCAGCGTGCAGGCGGTCTATGTCGATACCCCGGGTCTGCACAAGAATGGCGAGACCGCGCTCAACCGCTACATGAACCGCACCGCGGCCTCGGCGCTAAAGGATGTCGACGTGGTGATCTTCGTCGTCGACCGCACCCGCTGGACCGATGAAGACCAGGCCGTGCTGGAGCGCGTGCAATACGTCACCGGACCGCTGATCGTCGCCGTCAACAAGACCGACCGCATCGAGGACAAGGCCGAGCTGCTGCCGCACCTGCGCTGGCTGGCCGAGCAGCTGCCGAATGCCGAAATCGTGCCGATCTCCGCGCAGCACGGGCAGAATCTGGAAACCCTGGAACAGCTGGTGGCCGAGCGCCTTCCCGAGGGCGAGCACTTCTTCCCGGAAGATCAGATCACCGACCGCAGCAGCCGCTTTCTTGCCGCCGAGCTGGTGCGCGAGAAGATCATGCGTCAGCTTGGCGCCGAGGTGCCGTACCAGATCACCGTCGAGATCGAGGACTTCAAGCAGGAAGGCCACGTGCTGCACATCCACGCGCTGATTCTGGTCGAGCGCGACGGGCAGAAGAAGATCATCATCGGCGACAAGGGCGAGCGCATCAAACGCATCGGCCAGGAAGCGCGCAAGGACATGGAGGTCCTCTTCGACTCCAAGGTCATGCTCAACCTGTGGGTCAAGGTGAAGGGCGGCTGGTCCGACGACGAGCGCGCACTGCATTCGCTGGGCTATCAGTAA
- the recO gene encoding DNA repair protein RecO codes for MHQPAFVLHSRPYKESSALVDLFTPQGRLRAVMRAARGKAGSLIRPFVSLEVELRGKSELKTVARLESAGPAHWLDGQALFSGMYLNELLIRLLPAEDAHPALFEHYVATLPALAEHRPLEPLLRAFEWRLLDELGYGFALDIDIAGQPIDAQRLYRLVPDAGLEPVVGFQPGLFNGAELLAMAEADWQVPGALAAAKRLMRQALAPHLGGRPLVSRELFMNLKESPRD; via the coding sequence ATGCACCAGCCTGCATTCGTTCTGCACAGCCGTCCGTACAAGGAAAGCAGCGCGCTGGTCGACCTGTTCACTCCGCAGGGGCGGCTGCGCGCCGTCATGCGTGCGGCGCGGGGCAAGGCCGGCAGCCTGATCCGCCCGTTCGTATCGCTGGAAGTCGAACTGCGCGGCAAGTCCGAACTGAAGACCGTTGCCCGCCTGGAAAGTGCCGGGCCCGCCCACTGGCTCGATGGCCAGGCGCTGTTCAGCGGCATGTACCTCAACGAGCTGCTGATCCGCCTGCTGCCGGCGGAGGACGCGCACCCTGCACTGTTCGAGCATTACGTCGCGACTCTGCCGGCGCTGGCCGAGCACCGGCCGCTTGAGCCGTTGCTGCGGGCCTTCGAATGGCGACTGCTCGACGAGCTGGGCTATGGTTTTGCCCTCGACATCGATATCGCCGGTCAGCCGATCGACGCGCAGCGGCTGTATCGGCTGGTGCCGGACGCCGGCCTGGAGCCGGTTGTGGGATTCCAGCCAGGGCTGTTCAATGGCGCGGAACTTCTCGCGATGGCCGAGGCCGACTGGCAGGTGCCGGGCGCGCTGGCCGCCGCCAAGCGGCTGATGCGCCAGGCTCTGGCTCCGCATCTGGGCGGCCGACCGCTGGTCAGCCGCGAACTGTTCATGAATCTGAAGGAGTCCCCGCGTGACTGA